Proteins encoded in a region of the Elaeis guineensis isolate ETL-2024a chromosome 7, EG11, whole genome shotgun sequence genome:
- the LOC105048931 gene encoding stearoyl-[acyl-carrier-protein] 9-desaturase, chloroplastic — protein MASMVAFRPEAFLCFSPPKTTRSTRSPRISMASTVGPSTKVEIPKKPFMPPREVHVQVTHSMPPQKIEIFKSLEDWAENNILVHLKPVEKCWQPQDFLPDPSSEGFHEEVKELRERSKEIPDDYYVCLVGDMITEEALPTYQTMLNTLDGVRDETGASLTSWAVWTRAWTAEENRHGDLLNKYLYLSGRVDMKQIEKTIQYLIGSGMDPRTENSPYLGFIYTSFQERATFISHGNTARHAKEHGDVKLAQICGTIASDEKRHETAYTKIVEKLFEIDPDGTVLSFADMMKKKISMPAHLMYDGQDDNLFEHFSAVAQRLGVYTAKDYADILEFLINRWKVGELTGFSGEGKRAQDFVCTLAPRIRRIEERAQERAKQAPRIPFSWIYGREVQL, from the exons GGTTGAGATTCCAAAAAAGCCCTTCATGCCTCCGCGTGAGGTACATGTTCAGGTCACACATTCAATGCCACctcagaagattgagatttttaagTCATTAGAGGACTGGGCAGAAAATAATATCTTGGTGCATTTGAAGCCTGTTGAGAAGTGTTGGCAGCCCCAGGATTTTCTGCCTGATCCATCATCAGAAGGATTTCATGAAGAGGTTAAGGAACTGAGAGAACGCTCTAAGGAGATCCCTGATGATTATTATGTTTGCTTGGTTGGAGATATGATCACTGAAGAAGCTCTTCCTACATATCAAACAATGCTCAACACCCTTGATGGAGTTCGAGATGAGACAGGGGCAAGCCTTACTTCTTGGGCAGTCTGGACGAGGGCTTGGACTGCTGAAGAGAACAGACATGGGGACCTTCTCAACAAGTATCTATACCTTTCTGGTAGAGTGGACATGAAGCAAATTGAGAAAACAATCCAATATCTGATAGGTTCTGGAATG GATCCTAGGACAGAGAACAGCCCCTACCTTGGTTTTATATACACCTCATTTCAGGAGAGGGCGACTTTCATTTCTCATGGGAATACTGCCAGGCATGCCAAGGAACATGGGGACGTGAAGTTGGCTCAGATATGTGGTACAATTGCCTCAGATGAGAAACGCCATGAGACAGCTTATACTAAGATCGTGGAGAAACTGTTTGAGATCGACCCGGATGGTACGGTGCTTTCCTTTGCTGACATGATGAAGAAGAAGATCTCAATGCCTGCCCATCTGATGTATGATGGTCAGGATGACAACCTCTTCGAGCACTTCTCGGCAGTAGCCCAGCGTTTGGGTGTCTACACAGCCAAGGACTATGCCGACATACTTGAGTTCCTTATTAATAGGTGGAAAGTGGGTGAGTTAACCGGCTTCTCTGGGGAAGGTAAGAGAGCCCAGGACTTCGTCTGCACTCTTGCTCCCAGGATCAGGAGGATTGAAGAAAGAGCTCAGGAAAGGGCCAAGCAAGCACCACGCATACCTTTCAGCTGGATCTATGGCCGGGAAGTGCAActctga